CGGTGCTCAGCTCGATAAACAATACCGGCAGAATCTCGAAAAAGAAAAGATCAATTCAGAACTTTCCTTCCTGAAAGCGCAGATCAACCCACATTTTTTCTTTAATACGCTCAATAACATATATGCATTGACCGTCATTGACGTGGAGGCGGCGCGGGAAGCACTGCACAAGCTCTCGCGTATGATGCGTTACGTATTGTACGAAACACAGCACGGAACCGTGTTACTAAGTCAGGAAATTGCTTTTGCCCAGGACTACATTCAACTGATGCAATTGCGACTGACCGACAAAGTAACCGTACACCTGGATCCGCCAAAGCCACTTCACGATGTGAGCATTGCCCCCATGTTATTTTTGCCATTTATTGAAAATGCATTCAAACATGGTGTTAGCGCCGTACAGCCAAGCCGGATCGACATTCAGATCCGCCAGAGTGGTCATAAGATTTTTGTTGAAGTAAAAAATACATTATTCACTGACAAACGAGCAGTACTCGACGATAGCAATGGCATCGGACTGGCTAATACCCAGCGTCGTCTCGACTTGCTTTATCCCGGAAAGTACCAGCTGGAAGTGAATGAGAATAAAGAAGGAAAAGAATTTGAAGTACACCTCGAACTTGAAACGGCATGAGCGTCATTGAATGCATCGCCGTAGATGATGAGCCGCTGGCTCTTGGATTAGTATGCGCCTTTATTGAAAAGACCCCGTTTTTGTCGCTTGCAGGACGGTATTCCAGTGCGGTAGAAGCATTGCAGGTCATTCATAGCAAGCATATTGACGTTATATTTCTGGATATTCAAATGCCGGACCTTACGGG
The genomic region above belongs to Dyadobacter pollutisoli and contains:
- a CDS encoding sensor histidine kinase: MDTRAARKYPPLFLHLLGWSFLALFLMWQPLSWQIVFPVSFWIKQAVLLALLVSVFYLNYYIWFPRYLAKNRYFKFIILNIVSVVLLAFAMEQVKIFINHGEQMDRAFRTAREVNGDKKHHDKLDNFALLTALMIIGLSTSVAAVRGAQLDKQYRQNLEKEKINSELSFLKAQINPHFFFNTLNNIYALTVIDVEAAREALHKLSRMMRYVLYETQHGTVLLSQEIAFAQDYIQLMQLRLTDKVTVHLDPPKPLHDVSIAPMLFLPFIENAFKHGVSAVQPSRIDIQIRQSGHKIFVEVKNTLFTDKRAVLDDSNGIGLANTQRRLDLLYPGKYQLEVNENKEGKEFEVHLELETA